One Synechococcus sp. JA-2-3B'a(2-13) genomic window carries:
- a CDS encoding DUF2811 domain-containing protein — MSSHSVSILSEIPEELHDTLQNYLSRHPDWDQDRVVTAALSLFLLQSGESDRRAARIYLDSLFRRN; from the coding sequence ATGAGTTCTCACAGCGTTAGCATTTTGAGTGAAATTCCCGAGGAGCTGCATGACACCCTCCAAAACTACCTCTCCCGCCATCCCGACTGGGATCAGGATCGGGTGGTGACGGCAGCGCTCTCGTTATTCCTGCTCCAAAGCGGGGAGAGCGACCGGCGGGCGGCGCGCATCTACTTGGACAGCCTGTTTCGCCGCAACTGA
- the rpaB gene encoding response regulator transcription factor RpaB, with translation MEAQRKERILVVDDEASIRRILETRLSMIGYDVVTASDGEEALEVFHKQDPDLVVLDVMMPKLDGYGVCQELRKESDIPIIMLTALGDVADRITGLELGADDYVVKPFSPKELEARIRSVLRRVARSAHDGIPSSGVIQVGDIRIDTNKRQVYKRDERIRLTGMEFSLLELLVSRSGEPFSRSEILQEVWGYTPERHVDTRVVDVHISRLRAKLEDDPSNPELILTARGTGYLFQRIVQGEEQARS, from the coding sequence GTGGAAGCACAGCGTAAGGAACGGATTCTGGTGGTCGATGATGAGGCCAGCATTCGACGCATCTTGGAAACCCGTCTGTCCATGATTGGATACGACGTGGTCACAGCTTCGGACGGCGAGGAGGCGCTGGAGGTTTTCCACAAGCAGGATCCCGACCTGGTGGTGCTGGATGTGATGATGCCGAAGCTGGATGGCTATGGGGTCTGCCAGGAGCTGCGCAAAGAATCGGACATCCCCATCATCATGCTGACGGCGCTGGGAGATGTAGCCGACCGTATCACAGGGCTGGAGCTGGGGGCAGACGACTATGTGGTCAAGCCCTTTTCGCCCAAGGAGCTGGAAGCTCGCATTCGGTCGGTGTTGCGCCGGGTGGCGCGGTCGGCCCACGATGGGATCCCCAGTTCCGGGGTGATTCAAGTGGGGGACATCCGCATCGATACCAACAAGCGGCAGGTCTACAAACGGGACGAGCGCATTCGCCTGACGGGGATGGAGTTTAGTCTGCTGGAGCTGCTGGTCAGTCGGTCGGGGGAGCCTTTTTCCCGCTCCGAGATTTTGCAAGAGGTGTGGGGCTATACCCCGGAGCGCCATGTGGATACGCGGGTGGTGGATGTCCACATCTCGCGGCTGCGGGCCAAGCTGGAGGATGACCCCAGCAACCCAGAGCTGATCCTGACGGCCCGAGGCACCGGCTATCTGTTTCAGCGCATCGTTCAGGGGGAGGAACAGGCACGGTCTTGA
- the recO gene encoding DNA repair protein RecO, which produces MSGRTYRVTGINLKGIPLGEADRIVTILTREQGLIRAVAKGSRKQPSKLGGRMEPFVINDLLMVRGRWSAQTETSQRLQRIVQAETLQTFPRLSRSLAHLTAAQYLAEVALLLALPDQAQEELFVVLVEHLERIERAASEQAVLPLLTHGLYHLLALAGFAPQVQACYFCQGGLVGSVFFSPQWGGLICDPCRVAQRPSPIAWVSASALRALGSLPSSTLPLPEDSLPLAAWLEAERLLRRVLEHHTDREIRSAELLASCYAVPTANGQGSPAFPEGHPEKWASA; this is translated from the coding sequence AACCTGAAAGGGATCCCACTGGGAGAGGCGGATCGGATTGTAACCATCTTGACCCGCGAGCAAGGGTTGATCCGGGCGGTGGCCAAGGGATCCCGTAAGCAGCCTTCCAAGCTGGGCGGGCGGATGGAGCCTTTTGTCATCAACGACTTGCTGATGGTGCGGGGGCGTTGGTCTGCCCAAACAGAGACTTCCCAGCGTCTACAGCGCATCGTCCAAGCGGAAACCCTCCAGACTTTTCCCCGCCTCAGCCGCAGCTTAGCCCATCTCACAGCAGCGCAGTATTTGGCGGAGGTGGCCTTGCTGTTGGCCTTGCCCGATCAAGCCCAGGAAGAGCTGTTTGTGGTGTTGGTCGAACACTTGGAACGCATCGAGCGGGCTGCTTCGGAACAGGCCGTTCTGCCCTTGCTCACCCACGGGTTGTACCACCTCCTGGCGTTGGCGGGGTTCGCCCCTCAGGTGCAGGCTTGTTACTTCTGTCAAGGGGGGTTGGTCGGCAGCGTTTTTTTCAGCCCCCAATGGGGTGGCTTGATCTGTGATCCCTGCCGGGTGGCCCAGCGGCCCAGCCCGATTGCCTGGGTCTCAGCCTCTGCCTTGCGTGCCTTGGGATCCCTGCCCAGCTCCACACTGCCTCTGCCGGAGGATTCCCTGCCTTTGGCTGCTTGGCTGGAGGCAGAACGTCTGTTGCGGCGTGTTTTGGAGCATCATACGGATCGAGAAATCCGTTCCGCCGAGCTATTGGCCAGTTGCTACGCTGTTCCCACCGCAAACGGTCAAGGATCCCCAGCTTTTCCTGAGGGACATCCCGAAAAATGGGCATCGGCCTGA
- a CDS encoding RibD family protein gives MNRPHLVAIFAQSLDGKIAAHRAQRPSFSSPEDYRHLETQAAQQQALIMGAATLRAYGTSLRIRDPELIQRRTAQGLSPQPLTIICSDSGDIPEDLPFFRQPLTRWLWTTPKGSQIWQNRTGFEDIWVAADWDLPARLARLRSLGIERVGLLGGGRLLGAFLQAGALDELWVTLAPVLLSGYADAPASIEGWQVQGSLPQLELLECRRGSKELFLRYRVEWP, from the coding sequence TTGAATCGTCCCCATTTGGTAGCTATCTTTGCCCAGAGCTTGGATGGAAAGATCGCAGCCCATCGAGCGCAGAGGCCCTCCTTCAGCAGCCCTGAGGACTATCGGCACTTGGAAACCCAAGCTGCCCAGCAACAGGCTTTGATCATGGGGGCCGCCACTCTGCGGGCCTACGGCACCAGTCTGCGTATTCGGGATCCCGAGTTGATCCAACGCAGAACCGCTCAGGGCCTCTCTCCCCAGCCCCTGACGATCATCTGTTCCGACAGCGGGGATATTCCTGAGGATTTGCCGTTTTTTCGCCAGCCCCTCACCCGTTGGCTGTGGACAACTCCCAAGGGATCCCAAATTTGGCAGAACCGAACCGGCTTTGAGGATATCTGGGTGGCTGCCGATTGGGATCTGCCGGCACGGCTGGCGCGCCTGCGCAGCTTGGGCATTGAACGGGTGGGGTTGTTGGGCGGGGGGCGGCTTTTGGGGGCATTTCTCCAGGCAGGGGCCTTGGATGAGCTGTGGGTTACCCTCGCTCCGGTGCTGCTGAGTGGATATGCCGATGCGCCTGCCAGCATTGAGGGTTGGCAAGTGCAGGGATCCCTGCCCCAGTTGGAGCTGCTGGAATGCCGCCGCGGTTCCAAGGAGCTGTTTTTGCGCTACCGAGTCGAGTGGCCCTGA
- a CDS encoding tetratricopeptide repeat protein yields MPRGFGRGKDNRQAAKSQNPERGSEIPSSSQAALALVQRYRQAGDLKTALHLCRQLTRTQPRLFAAQALLGSLYLQMGDPRQALTPLQLALHLRGDWVPAWQDLGDAWMQLGNPEEAARAYEQGLAFAPGDGQLLFRLGSCWLTLGKLAQAIEVLQQAAAAQPPQVYALAALGNALMLDGQAGEAESWFRQALALAPQEGRILVNLGHCLHLQDRLEEAADCLQRAISLLPRDAQPHNNLGTILQEQNRLEAAIEAYRRSLQLAPHWPEIHYNLGTALLTLGRYEEGWREYEWRLQRQEAAYPRFLSPLWTGSPLSHQTLLIYAEQGLGDTIQFVRYLPLLAEAHPQAQICLRCQGSLVELFRGCFPLPQVQVISETDPLPSFDCHLPLLSLPQRLGTTLETIPARIPYLVYPVHAGGPQIPLSLSWREDWPELSQERMKVGLVWASGRRAHPELNRVQRLKSCPLDLLLQHLHGPSIQWVSLQVGEDLSAPLGQSPHPVGALLEQYQVVELGSRFRSFVDTAAAVAQLDLVISVDTAVAHLAGAMGKPVWVLLPFAADWRWLLHREDSPWYPGVMRLFRQNTPGDWVGVLRRVQAALEERLRGIPSQDRACSSP; encoded by the coding sequence GTGCCACGGGGCTTTGGGCGAGGGAAAGACAATCGGCAAGCGGCTAAGTCACAGAATCCAGAGCGGGGATCCGAGATCCCATCCTCTTCGCAGGCGGCTCTGGCGTTGGTTCAACGCTACCGACAGGCGGGGGATCTGAAGACTGCTCTGCACCTCTGCCGGCAGCTTACCCGCACCCAGCCGCGTTTGTTCGCTGCTCAGGCGTTGCTGGGATCCCTTTATCTCCAGATGGGGGATCCCCGCCAAGCTTTGACCCCCTTGCAACTGGCTCTGCACCTGCGGGGGGATTGGGTGCCGGCCTGGCAGGATCTGGGCGATGCCTGGATGCAGCTTGGCAACCCAGAGGAAGCGGCGCGAGCCTACGAACAGGGCCTGGCCTTTGCCCCCGGTGATGGGCAATTGCTTTTCCGATTGGGCAGTTGTTGGCTCACCCTGGGGAAATTGGCCCAGGCAATTGAGGTGTTGCAACAGGCAGCAGCAGCCCAGCCTCCCCAGGTCTATGCCTTGGCAGCTTTGGGGAATGCCCTGATGCTCGATGGCCAAGCTGGGGAAGCCGAAAGCTGGTTTCGCCAAGCTCTTGCCCTCGCACCCCAGGAGGGGCGAATTCTCGTTAACCTCGGCCATTGCCTGCACCTGCAAGATCGCTTGGAGGAGGCCGCCGATTGTCTGCAACGGGCCATCTCGCTGTTGCCGAGGGATGCCCAGCCCCACAACAACTTGGGCACCATCTTGCAGGAACAAAACCGGTTGGAAGCGGCCATTGAAGCCTATCGGCGCAGCTTACAACTGGCCCCCCACTGGCCGGAGATCCACTACAACCTGGGCACGGCTTTGCTGACCCTGGGCCGCTACGAGGAGGGGTGGCGGGAATACGAATGGCGGCTGCAGCGACAAGAGGCGGCCTACCCGCGCTTTCTTTCGCCTCTGTGGACGGGATCCCCCCTGAGCCATCAGACCCTGCTGATCTACGCCGAACAAGGGTTGGGGGACACGATTCAGTTTGTGCGCTACTTGCCGCTGCTGGCCGAGGCCCATCCCCAAGCGCAAATCTGCCTTCGCTGCCAGGGATCCCTCGTGGAGCTGTTCAGAGGGTGCTTCCCCCTTCCCCAGGTGCAGGTGATCTCGGAAACGGATCCCTTGCCCTCTTTCGATTGCCATCTGCCCTTGCTCAGCTTGCCACAGCGGTTGGGTACCACCCTGGAGACGATCCCGGCCCGCATCCCCTATCTTGTCTATCCCGTTCATGCCGGCGGGCCGCAGATCCCTTTGAGCCTCTCCTGGCGGGAAGACTGGCCGGAGCTTTCCCAGGAGCGGATGAAGGTGGGGCTGGTGTGGGCCAGCGGTCGGCGTGCCCATCCTGAGCTCAACCGCGTACAAAGGCTGAAAAGTTGTCCTCTGGATCTGCTGCTCCAGCACTTGCATGGGCCTTCCATCCAGTGGGTTAGCCTGCAGGTGGGGGAAGATCTGTCCGCGCCACTCGGACAGAGTCCTCACCCGGTGGGAGCCTTATTGGAGCAGTACCAGGTGGTGGAGCTGGGATCCCGTTTCCGCAGTTTTGTCGATACAGCCGCAGCCGTTGCCCAGTTGGATCTGGTGATCAGCGTTGATACAGCCGTTGCTCATTTGGCCGGGGCGATGGGCAAGCCGGTATGGGTGCTGCTCCCCTTTGCCGCCGATTGGCGCTGGCTGCTCCATCGAGAAGATAGCCCCTGGTACCCTGGGGTGATGCGCTTGTTTCGACAAAACACACCGGGAGACTGGGTTGGCGTGTTGAGGCGGGTGCAGGCCGCTCTTGAAGAGAGGTTGCGAGGGATCCCCTCTCAAGACCGTGCCTGTTCCTCCCCCTGA
- the clpS gene encoding ATP-dependent Clp protease adapter ClpS, translated as MTTEAPTRPAQQFSPSRTQVRQPYPHFKVIVLDDDFNTFQHVTECLLKYIPGMTLPLARQLTVQVDAEGQAVVWVGPQEQAELYHQQLLREGLTMAPLEPA; from the coding sequence ATGACTACGGAAGCTCCAACTCGACCTGCTCAGCAGTTCTCGCCCTCGAGAACCCAGGTTCGCCAGCCCTACCCCCACTTCAAGGTGATCGTCTTGGATGACGATTTCAATACCTTTCAGCACGTTACGGAATGTCTGCTGAAATACATCCCCGGCATGACTTTGCCCCTAGCGCGGCAACTGACCGTGCAGGTGGATGCCGAAGGGCAAGCAGTTGTTTGGGTCGGCCCTCAAGAACAGGCGGAGCTCTACCATCAGCAATTGCTGCGGGAGGGGTTGACCATGGCCCCCTTGGAGCCGGCCTGA